One Hypanus sabinus isolate sHypSab1 chromosome 4, sHypSab1.hap1, whole genome shotgun sequence genomic region harbors:
- the LOC132393088 gene encoding cysteinyl leukotriene receptor 2-like produces MINITSPENDVSFCENISDFKFSTYPPVYLVTFILGFIENSFCLYVFLKLYKTKTEFSIVMVNLAIADLFFVCTLPWRVYYYWKGGIWNFPHSLCRFMFYALYLNMYCSIYFLTLMSILRYFAIVHPLKFLKYRTIKNVLILCILIWVFVGVVASPLLIEDNYIAKNNRTICLDPKYKISSKIYKMNLISLPVGCVIPFLIITICYIFVLKTLLTSKAEHAKQKCSRRKAIVMIIIVMVIFLTNFLPYHILRTVHLAMNYHGSNSTTQVNCFIQRSVVITLCGVAVNTCLDPLLYYFGAESFRDKLRSKKTMVNNQL; encoded by the coding sequence ATGATTAACATTACAAGCCCTGAAAATGATGTTTCTTTCTGTGAAAACATCAGTGACTTCAAATTTTCTACCTACCCTCCAGTGTACCTGGTCACATTTATTCTTGGGTTTATTGAAAACAGCTTCTGTTTATATGTATTCCTAAAGTTATACAAGACGAAGACTGAATTCAGCATTGTCATGGTGAACCTGGCAATTGCGGACCTATTCTTCGTTTGCACGTTGCCTTGGCGTGTTTATTATTACTGGAAAGGCGGCATTTGGAATTTTCCACATTCGCTCTGCAGATTCATGTTTTATGCACTCTACCTCAATATGTACTGCAGCATCTACTTTCTGACCCTAATGAGCATCTTGCGTTATTTTGCAATTGTGCATCCACTTAAATTTTTAAAGTATAGAACAATTAAAAATGTCCTAATTTTGTGCATATTGATATGGGTATTTGTGGGTGTAGTAGCTAGTCCTTTACTAATAGAAGACAATTATATTGCAAAGAATAATAGAACAATATGCCTTGACCCTAAATATAAAATTAGTAGTAAAATATACAAGATGAATTTAATTTCACTGCCAGTAGGTTGTGTTATTCCCTTCCTTATTATCACTATTTGTTACATTTTTGTTCTTAAAACTTTATTAACTTCAAAGGCAGAGCATGCCAAGCAAAAATGTTCCCGCAGAAAAGCTATAGTAATGATTATTATTGTTATGGTTATATTTCTGACCAATTTCCTGCCCTACCACATTTTGCGGACTGTCCATCTCGCCATGAATTACCATGGCAGTAATAGCACAACCCAAGTTAATTGTTTCATTCAGCGTTCTGTGGTGATCACCCTGTGTGGTGTAGCAGTCAATACCTGTTTGGaccctcttttatattacttTGGAGCAGAATCCTTCAGGGATAAGCTGAGAAGCAAGAAGACTATGGTGAACAATCAGTTATGA